GCACCTTACGTGAACCCCCGTATCGGAGCAGAAGACATCGGTCGCGACGAGTACGGCGTGAAGGACTACACCGCACCGCTGATTTCCCCGAAGCGCACAATCACGAACGATACGCTGATGCAGAAGCTCATCGGCGAGCCTACGTACAATTCCGGCCTGACACCTGCGGACAGAGCGGCCAAAATTGCGGCACAGGACATCCTCGACCTTCAGGACACTATCTGGCGACGCGAGGAATACATGTGTGCGCGCGTGAAGCAGGACGGCAGGCTGTCCATCAAGGGAAAAGGCGTGAATGATGTTGTGGATTACGGCTTCGAGAACATTGCAGTGCTTGACCCTTCGGACAGGTGGACAACGACATTTGACATAATGGGACAGCTCCAGAGCATAGCCCGCGAGATGCGCAAGGACGGGATTAATCCCGACATGCTGATTTTGGGGTCATCAGCGGCAAACATGCTCATGCAGAACGAACGCTACCTGAAGCTGCTCGACAACCGGCGCGTTGAAGTCGGAGAGATAAAGCCCGGCGAGCTGGAAAAAGGAGTCGGTTATCTCGGACGGCTGATAGTTCCGGGAGCTATCTTCGACCTGTATACCTATGAAGAATGGGTGCCTGATACTAACGACCTCGACGAGAACGGCGAACCGAAGCTGAAGCCGATAATTGATCCTGAGACGGTGATAATTCAGAACTCCGGCGAGAAGAACTCGATGCTTTACGGGGCAATCACGCGCATCGACAGATCGGGCCAGCACATAACCTACATGCGCGAGTATGTGCCTCACACATGGTTCACGGAGGAGCCTCCGCAGAGGTTCATATCGATTAGTT
This genomic stretch from Synergistaceae bacterium harbors:
- a CDS encoding major capsid protein, with product MKDYYEPKMIMGVIKETKPLRTFFKTRFFSNPVMFPTPKVYFEFQESKRRLAPYVNPRIGAEDIGRDEYGVKDYTAPLISPKRTITNDTLMQKLIGEPTYNSGLTPADRAAKIAAQDILDLQDTIWRREEYMCARVKQDGRLSIKGKGVNDVVDYGFENIAVLDPSDRWTTTFDIMGQLQSIAREMRKDGINPDMLILGSSAANMLMQNERYLKLLDNRRVEVGEIKPGELEKGVGYLGRLIVPGAIFDLYTYEEWVPDTNDLDENGEPKLKPIIDPETVIIQNSGEKNSMLYGAITRIDRSGQHITYMREYVPHTWFTEEPPQRFISISSRPLPMPHDLKSWYVLKGVITGAA